DNA from Pseudomonadota bacterium:
CTGCGGTTGAGTGTATCTGCAAGCTGGCTTAGACTATTCAAATTATGTACTGATCTAAAATCGTCGACAAAGGGCAGGATGGCCCGAACCCCCAATGGCTTGGGTTCGAAGGCGTCATACCTCAAGAGCGGATTAAGCCAAATCAACTTGTTACATGATTTATGAAGCCGTTCCATAGCGGCCTTAAGACCTATGCCTGCGTCTCGATCCAGCCCATCAGAAATCAAAAGGATAACTGCATTTTGTGCCAATGTTCTGCGCGACCACCTTTTATTAAACTCCTCTAAACAGTGGCCGATTCTAGTTCCTCCCGACCAATCGTCAATCGCAGCGGAAACAGTCTTTAGCGCTGTATCAACATCTTTTTGGTGCAATAACCTTGTTATGTTTGTTAGGCGTGTGCCAAAAAGAAAACTTTGAACGCGATCACGGTCATTTGTCAGTGCGTGAATAAAATGTAAAAGCATGCGAGAATAACGTTCCATAGAACCCGATATGTCGCATAGTACAGTGAGCGGTGGCGGGCGATACTGTCGCGACTTCTTTTTAAACGGAATGTAATCACCTCCGTAGCGTAAAGAGTGTCTTAACATTGATCGAATATCAGTGCGCGTACCGCGGAAATGAGGACGAAAGCGCCTTGTTGG
Protein-coding regions in this window:
- a CDS encoding VWA domain-containing protein gives rise to the protein AHESEKQFDSVMTWSQNEMLRELDFEKMTKAEMEEAKKIMKKLTLPLKEIPTRRFRPHFRGTRTDIRSMLRHSLRYGGDYIPFKKKSRQYRPPPLTVLCDISGSMERYSRMLLHFIHALTNDRDRVQSFLFGTRLTNITRLLHQKDVDTALKTVSAAIDDWSGGTRIGHCLEEFNKRWSRRTLAQNAVILLISDGLDRDAGIGLKAAMERLHKSCNKLIWLNPLLRYDAFEPKPLGVRAILPFVDDFRSVHNLNSLSQLADTLNRSIPHERIAMNNWRERAA